A DNA window from Camelina sativa cultivar DH55 chromosome 13, Cs, whole genome shotgun sequence contains the following coding sequences:
- the LOC104737829 gene encoding transcription initiation factor IIB-2-like translates to MTNKSQEELNLKLKSESSKEAISGTFCSDCKRHTEVVFDHSAGDTVCSECGLVLESHSIDETSEWRTFANESGDTDPVRVGGPTNPLLADGGLTTVISKPNGSSGDFLSSSLGRLAEALRSRLYFFLSLYETFYH, encoded by the exons ATGACGAACAAAAGTCAAGAGGAGCTGAACTTGAAGTTGAAGAG CGAAAGCTCAAAGGAAGCAATCAGTGGCACGTTTTGTTCAGACTGTAAGAGGCATACGGAGGTTGTGTTTGATCACTCTGCTGGAGACACGGTATGCTCTGAGTGTGGACTAGTGCTTGAGTCTCACTCAATTGATGAGACCTCTGAGTGGAGAACTTTTGCTAATGAGTCTGGTGACACTGATCCCGTACGTGTCGGTGGACCAACTAATCCTCTTCTCGCCGATGGTGGTCTCACCACCGTCATTTCTAAGCCTAATGGCTCCTCCGGCGactttctctcctcttctcttggTCGTTTGGCAGAAGCCCTTAGGTCTCGTTTATACTTTTTCTTGTCTCTGTATGAAACATTTTACCACTGA
- the LOC104734434 gene encoding alpha carbonic anhydrase 3-like: MDKINKIADVQDGEISIGKIDPREFGWDLTKFYEYSGSLTTPPCTEDVMWTIISKVGTVSRQQIDLLTDARRGGYEKNARPAQPLNARLVYLNEQSSPSPSPKIQIPRVGPY, encoded by the exons ATGGACAAGATCAACAAGATTGCTGACGTACAAGATGGAGAGATCAGCATTGGAAAGATAGATCCACGAGAATTTGGATGGGATCTTAccaaattttatgaatataGCGGTTCGCTCACGACTCCTCCTTGCACGGAAGATGTCATGTGGACCATCATCAGCAAG GTGGGGACTGTTTCGCGTCAGCAAATTGATTTATTGACCGATGCTCGTCGCGGT GGTTATGAGAAGAATGCAAGACCGGCTCAACCCCTTAACGCCCGTCTGGTTTATTTAAACGAGCAGTCCAGTCCAAGTCCAAGTCCAAAAATACAAATACCACGAGTTGGTCCTTACTGA
- the LOC104734436 gene encoding synaptotagmin-3 isoform X1: MGFLTSVLGIFGFAIGIPIGLIIGFFVLIYSKPKHQEYPPARPLVETSISVLVDLLPDIPLWMKNPDYERVDWFNRFLSCMWPYLDKAICRIIRSSAQPIFADYIGKFCIESIEFENLSLGTLPPTVHGVKFYETNEKELLLEPSIKWAGNPNIVLVLKVMSLRIRVQLVDLQFFATIRVALKPLLPTFPCFGMVVVSLMEKPHVDFGLKVLGGDLMSIPGLYRYVQETIKRQVSSMYHWPQVLEIPILDASTASVKKPVGLLHVNIIRARNLLKKDLLGTSDPYVKLSLTGEKLPAKKTTIKKRNLNPEWNEHFKLIVKDPSSQVLQLEVFDWDKVGGHDRLGMQMIPLQKLNPGEKREFNLDLIKNSNVVVDSGDKKKRGILELDLRYVPFREESLKSRNANKDEYQRKESTDEKSSENDDFLSHAGLLSVAIQSAKDVEGKKKHSNPYAVVLFGGEKKKTKMLKKTRDPRWNEEFQFTLEEPPVKESIRVEVMSKGTGFHFRSKEELGHVDINLEDVVVNGRINQKYHLINSRNGIIHIEIRWTTS; this comes from the exons atgggCTTTTTGACCAGTGTGTTGGGGATCTTTGGTTTCGCAATCGGAATCCCTATTGGTCTCATCATTGGATTCTTCGTCTTAATTTATTCTAAGCCTAAACACCAAGag TATCCACCTGCGAGACCACTTGTTGAGACTAGTATCAGTGTCCTTGTTGATCTTTTACCAGACATTCCACTATGGATGAAGAATCCAGATTATGAAAGA GTGGACTGGTTTAACAGATTTCTCTCATGCATGTGGCCCTACCTCGAcaag GCTATTTGCAGGATCATCCGGAGTTCTGCACAACCTATATTTGCAGATTATATTGGGAAGTTCTGTATAGAATCTATTGAGTTTGAAAATTTGAGTCTTGGAACGCTTCCACCAACAGTTCATG GTGTTAAGTTCTATGAGACCAACGAGAAGGAGCTTCTGTTAGAACCATCAATAAAGTGGGCAGGCAATCCCAACATTGTTTTAGTGCTAAAGGTGATGTCTTTACGAATTAGAGTTCAG CTCGTAGATCTCCAATTTTTTGCTACAATTCGTGTAGCGCTGAAGCCTCTTCTGCCGACCTTCCCTTGTTTTGGAATGGTTGTAGTTTCATTAATGGAAAAG CCACATGTTGATTTTGGATTGAAAGTGCTTGGTGGAGATCTCATGTCCATACCGGGTCTCTACAGATATGTTCAG GAAACTATTAAAAGGCAAGTTTCAAGCATGTACCATTGGCCACAAGTGCTTGAGATACCTATCCTTGATGCTTCAAC AGCGTCTGTAAAGAAGCCTGTTGGATTACTTCATGTGAACATTATTCGAGCTCGTAATCTCCTAAAGAAGGATTTGCTGGGAACTTCCGACCCTTATGTCAAGCTTAGTTTGACTGGAGAAAAGCTTCCAGCAAAGAAAACCACCATAAAGAAGAGGAACTTAAACCCAGAATGGAATGAACACTTCAAGCTCATCGTGAAGGACCCTTCATCACAAGTCCTTCAACTAGAAGTCTTTGACTGGGACAAG GTTGGAGGGCACGACAGATTGGGAATGCAGATGATCCCGTTGCAAAAGCTTAACCCGGGTGAGAAGAGAGAATTTAATCTTGACCTGATTAAGAACTCAAATGTTGTTGTGGATTCTGGggacaagaaaaaaagaggaataTTAGAGTTGGACCTCAGGTATGTGCCATTCAGAGAAGAAAGCCTTAAGAGTAGAAACGCAAATAAGGATGAGTACCAGAGGAAAGAAAGCACAGACGAGAAATCATCAGAAAACGATGATTTTCTCAGTCATGCCGGTCTACTCTCAGTTGCAATCCAATCTGCCAAAGATGTCGAAGGCAAGAAGAAACACTCGAACCCTTATGCCGTTGTTCTCTTCggaggagaaaagaagaaaacaaag ATGCTGAAGAAAACACGAGACCCTCGATGGAATGAGGAATTCCAGTTTACACTAGAGGAGCCGCCAGTGAAAGAGAGTATACGCGTTGAGGTCATGAGTAAAGGAACTGGCTTTCACTTTCGATCCAAG GAGGAACTTGGACATGTAGACATAAATCTGGAGGATGTTGTTGTCAATGGAAGGATCAACCAGAAATACCATCTTATCAATTCCAGAAACGGCATTATTCACATTGAGATCCGTTGGACGACTAGTTAA
- the LOC104734436 gene encoding synaptotagmin-3 isoform X2, whose protein sequence is MILLSETIKRQVSSMYHWPQVLEIPILDASTASVKKPVGLLHVNIIRARNLLKKDLLGTSDPYVKLSLTGEKLPAKKTTIKKRNLNPEWNEHFKLIVKDPSSQVLQLEVFDWDKVGGHDRLGMQMIPLQKLNPGEKREFNLDLIKNSNVVVDSGDKKKRGILELDLRYVPFREESLKSRNANKDEYQRKESTDEKSSENDDFLSHAGLLSVAIQSAKDVEGKKKHSNPYAVVLFGGEKKKTKMLKKTRDPRWNEEFQFTLEEPPVKESIRVEVMSKGTGFHFRSKEELGHVDINLEDVVVNGRINQKYHLINSRNGIIHIEIRWTTS, encoded by the exons ATGATCCTCCTATCG GAAACTATTAAAAGGCAAGTTTCAAGCATGTACCATTGGCCACAAGTGCTTGAGATACCTATCCTTGATGCTTCAAC AGCGTCTGTAAAGAAGCCTGTTGGATTACTTCATGTGAACATTATTCGAGCTCGTAATCTCCTAAAGAAGGATTTGCTGGGAACTTCCGACCCTTATGTCAAGCTTAGTTTGACTGGAGAAAAGCTTCCAGCAAAGAAAACCACCATAAAGAAGAGGAACTTAAACCCAGAATGGAATGAACACTTCAAGCTCATCGTGAAGGACCCTTCATCACAAGTCCTTCAACTAGAAGTCTTTGACTGGGACAAG GTTGGAGGGCACGACAGATTGGGAATGCAGATGATCCCGTTGCAAAAGCTTAACCCGGGTGAGAAGAGAGAATTTAATCTTGACCTGATTAAGAACTCAAATGTTGTTGTGGATTCTGGggacaagaaaaaaagaggaataTTAGAGTTGGACCTCAGGTATGTGCCATTCAGAGAAGAAAGCCTTAAGAGTAGAAACGCAAATAAGGATGAGTACCAGAGGAAAGAAAGCACAGACGAGAAATCATCAGAAAACGATGATTTTCTCAGTCATGCCGGTCTACTCTCAGTTGCAATCCAATCTGCCAAAGATGTCGAAGGCAAGAAGAAACACTCGAACCCTTATGCCGTTGTTCTCTTCggaggagaaaagaagaaaacaaag ATGCTGAAGAAAACACGAGACCCTCGATGGAATGAGGAATTCCAGTTTACACTAGAGGAGCCGCCAGTGAAAGAGAGTATACGCGTTGAGGTCATGAGTAAAGGAACTGGCTTTCACTTTCGATCCAAG GAGGAACTTGGACATGTAGACATAAATCTGGAGGATGTTGTTGTCAATGGAAGGATCAACCAGAAATACCATCTTATCAATTCCAGAAACGGCATTATTCACATTGAGATCCGTTGGACGACTAGTTAA
- the LOC104734437 gene encoding probable lysine-specific demethylase ELF6, with protein sequence MGNVEIPNWLKALPLAPVFRPTDTEFADPIAYISKIEKEASAFGICKIIPPLPKPSKKYVFHNLNKSLLKCPELVSDVDISKVWKEDRAVFTTRQQELGQTVKKSKGEKSKCVSQRSGVKQVWQSGGVYTLEQFEAKSKTFYKSQLGTVKEVSPVVVEALFWKAASEKPIYIEYANDVPGSAFGEPEGHFRHFRHRKRRGRGFYQRKTEINGPSGKNSGNSSPMVEKAPLASTSLSSQGSSKQKSTDILDEMEGTAGWKLSNSSWNLQTIARSPGSVTRFMPDDIPGVTSPMVYIGMLFSWFAWHVEDHELHSMNYLHTGSPKTWYAVPCDYALEFEEVIRKNSYGRNIDQLAALTQLGEKTTLVSPEMIVASGIPCCRLVQNPGEFVVTFPRSYHVGFSHGFNCGEAANFGTPQWLNVAKEAAVRRAAMNYLPMLSHQQLLYLLTMSFVSRVPRSFLPGGRSSRLRDRQREEREFLVKKAFVEDILNENKNLSALLREPSSRLVMWDPDSLPRHTALALAAVGGAVSPPAVAKNEPEEVENKEKTTLLEELSLFMEKLNDVYYDDDDDGLLNDFQVDSGTLPCVACGVLGFPFMSVVQPSEEALKDLSERQGEIDAQEVTTLLSEKSQCEWKTSSRYIRPRIFCLEHTIELQRLVQSRGGLKFLIICHKDFQKFKAHAAIVAEEVKVPFSYDDVLLESASQEELSLIDLAIEDEKNYNHALDWTSELGINLRYCVKVRKNSPTKKIQHALSLGGLFSDASYMLDISSIRWLQRKTRSKAKPSSTSSFTPREHLEVKVDGKLGESVDSQAGRKEEKIIQYSRKKKSNPKLSAEQGQELAPLAKSKDFDKTCNTNASKSHLDSAIRSELNNEIGDTGRVIGRNEKSFSKSPCSSSFTGALDQEHPEITIKFGSALDGNVTNRFSMVNGDSADLSSVSREHRGHSMTSNNNGSNSGSHVVASQTILVSTGDNHDGPGKLSGDYVCSDVSVRGVQEAVEMSDQEFGEPRSTVTNIEDEQQSQKLQPTKREAVSGDHAQVERAEVIIRHTEHSSAQVGTEIPEINTASENMVFNMTHDGEPLESSAILSSSNGDQASSNGLKVPDDELNMESEVSSSGNTKVIETPNPMGEAKMKWKIKSESETNDNLESSIGFIRSPCEGLRSRGKRKATCETSFKLTETSEEEKKFIAKRLKKTPKARSGSRNQEVPTTTHPNRCYVEGCKMTFESKAKLQTHKRNRCTHEGCGKKFRAHKYLVLHQRVHNDERPFECSWEGCLMTFKWQWARTEHLRLHTGERPYKCKVEECGLSFRFVSDYSRHRRKTGHYVA encoded by the exons ATGGGTAATGTTGAAATTCCCAATTGGCTAAAAGCCTTGCCTTTAGCACCTGTGTTTAGACCTACGGACACTGAATTCGCAGATCCTATTGCTTATATATCCAAAATCGAGAAGGAAGCTAGTGCCTTTGGGATCTGCAAGATCATTCCTCCTTTACCCAAGCCATCGAAAAAGTATGTTTTTCATAACTTGAACAAGTCTCTTTTGAAGTGTCCGGAATTGGTTTCGGATGTTGACATTTCCAAGGTGTGGAAAGAGGATAGAGCTGTGTTCACCACTAGGCAGCAAGAGTTAGGCCAGACAGTGAAGAAATCGAAAGGAGAGAAGAGTAAGTGTGTTTCTCAAAGGAGTGGTGTTAAGCAGGTTTGGCAAAGTGGAGGGGTATATACATTGGAGCAGTTTGAAGCAAAGTCGAAAACTTTCTACAAAAGCCAGTTAGGAACGGTTAAAGAAGTGTCACCTGTTGTGGTCGAGGCATTGTTCTGGAAAGCGGCTTCTGAGaagcctatatatatagagtatgcTAATGATGTCCCTGGCTCTGCTTTCGGTGAGCCAGAGGGTCATTTCAGGCATTTCCGGCATAGGAAGCGGAGGGGCAGGGGATTTTATCAGAGGAAGACAGAAATCAATGGTCCATCAGGGAAGAACAGTGGAAACTCATCGCCTATGGTAGAAAAAGCACCCCTTGCTTCTACAAGTTTATCATCTCAGGGTTCTTCCAAGCAGAAGAGCACGGATATTCTTGATGAAATGGAAGGTACTGCAGGCTGGAAGCTCTCCAACAGTTCGTGGAACCTTCAGACAATTGCGCGTTCACCTGGTTCTGTTACGCGTTTCATGCCGGATGACATCCCTGGTGTTACATCTCCCATGGTTTATATTGGTATGTTGTTCAGTTGGTTTGCCTGGCACGTTGAGGATCATGAGCTTCACAGTATGAATTATCTTCACACTGGCTCACCCAAGACTTGGTACGCTGTCCCTTGTGATTATGCGCTTGAATTTGAAGAGGTTATCCGCAAAAATTCTTATGGCAGAAACATTGACCAACTGG CTGCTCTCACCCAACTAGGCGAAAAGACAACTCTTGTATCACCTGAGATGATAGTTGCATCTGGCATTCCCTGCTGTAG GTTGGTACAAAATCCTGGTGAATTTGTTGTGACTTTTCCGAGGTCTTATCACGTAGGATTCAGCCATG GTTTTAACTGTGGGGAAGCCGCTAATTTTGGAACTCCGCAGTGGCTCAATGTAGCTAAGGAAGCTGCTGTGCGTCGGGCAGCCATGAATTATCTCCCCATGCTGTCCCATCAGCAGCTGCTGTATCTCTTGACCATGTCCTTTGTTTCAAG AGTGCCACGATCATTCCTACCAGGTGGCCGTAGCTCCCGATTGAGAGATcgacagagagaagaaagagagttcCTTGTGAAAAAAGCTTTTGTTGAAGATATATTGAACGAAAACAAGAATTTATCTGCTCTTCTTCGAGAGCCGAGTTCTCGTTTGGTGATGTGGGACCCTGATTCACTTCCGCGCCATACCGCACTGGCTCTTGCAGCTGTTGGGGGTGCTGTTTCACCTCCAGCGGTGGCAAAAAATGAACCCGAGGAGGTGGAGAATAAAGAGAAGACTACTCTTTTAGAGGAATTGAGTTTGTTCATGGAGAAGCTTAATGATGTATActacgatgatgatgatgatggtctgCTTAACGATTTCCAAGTTGATTCTGGAACCTTGCCATGTGTGGCATGTGGCGTTCTTGGCTTTCCCTTTATGTCTGTGGTACAGCCTTCTGAAGAAGCATTAAAAGATCTCTCAGAGAGACAAGGAGAGATAG ATGCTCAGGAAGTTACGACACTGTTATCAGAAAAGTCTCAATGCGAATGGAAAACGTCTTCTAGATATATAAGGCCTCGCATTTTCTGCCTCGAGCACACTATTGAACTTCAGAGGCTGGTGCAATCCAGAGGTGGACTGAAGTTCCTTATAATTTGCCATAAAG ACTTTCAAAAATTTAAGGCACATGCGGCTATTGTGGCAGAGGAGGTCAAAGTCCCTTTCAGCTATGATGATGTTCTGTTAGAAAGTGCATCTCAAGAAGAGTTGAGTCTAATTGATCTTGCAATTGAAGATGAAAAAAACTACAACCACGCCTTAGACTGGACGTCAGAACTTGGCATCAATTTACGGTACTGCGTTAAAGTGAGGAAAAATTCCCCTACTAAGAAAATTCAGCATGCACTGTCACTAGGTGGCTTGTTCTCCGACGCAAGCTACATGCTAGATATTTCATCTATCAGATGGCTGCAGAGAAAAACACGCTCAAAAGCTAAACCCAGTTCTACCTCAAGTTTCACACCTCGTGAACATCTCGAAGTAAAAGTAGATGGAAAATTAGGGGAGAGTGTGGATTCTCAAGCtggaagaaaggaagaaaagatcATCCAGTACTCCAGAAAGAAAAAGTCGAATCCCAAGCTTTCTGCAGAACAAGGTCAGGAGCTAGCTCCCTTAGctaaatcaaaagattttgaTAAGACATGCAATACAAATGCCAGTAAGTCACATCTGGATAGTGCAATTCGTTCTGAGTTGAACAATGAGATTGGAGACACTGGAAGGGTCATTGGTAGGAATGAGAAATCATTTTCCAAAAGTCCTTGTAGCTCATCTTTCACTGGGGCACTTGATCAAGAACATCCCGAGATTACTATCAAGTTTGGTTCAGCTTTAGATGGGAATGTCACAAATCGTTTCAGTATGGTGAATGGAGACTCTGCTGACCTATCTTCCGTATCTAGAGAGCACCGAGGACACTCTATGACCAGCAATAACAATGGCTCCAACTCAGGTAGTCATGTTGTGGCAAGTCAGACCATACTTGTTTCTACAGGTGATAATCATGATGGACCAGGAAAATTGTCTGGTGATTATGTCTGCAGTGATGTGTCTGTACGTGGTGTTCAGGAAGCGGTTGAAATGAGTGACCAAGAGTTTGGAGAACCTAGGTCTACTGTCACTAATATCGAGGATGAACAGCAATCACAGAAGCTGCAACCAACCAAAAGAGAAGCTGTATCTGGTGATCACGCTCAGGTGGAGAGAGCAGAAGTTATTATACGGCACACTGAGCATTCTTCAGCTCAAGTGGGTACGGAAATTCCTGAAATAAACACGGCCAGTGAGAACATGGTTTTTAACATGACCCATGATGGTGAACCTTTGGAAAGTAGCGCTATATTAAGTTCGAGCAATGGTGATCAAGCTTCTTCAAATGGATTGAAAGTTCCAGATGATGAGCTTAACATGGAGAGCGAAGTTTCAAGCTCAGGAAACACCAAGGTTATCGAGACTCCCAATCCTATGGGAGAAGCAAAGatgaaatggaaaataaaatcagAGTCTGAGACAAATGATAATCTGGAGAGTAGCATTGGTTTCATAAGGAGTCCTTGTGAAGGGTTGAGGTCAAGGGGCAAGAGGAAAGCGACATGTGAAACTTCATTTAAGCTCACTGAAACGagtgaggaagagaagaaattCATTGCGAAAAGGCTCAAGAAAACTCCAAAGGCTCGCTCAGGGAGTCGTAACCAAGAAGTCCCCACGACAACTCACCCCAACCGTTGTTACGTAGAGGGATGCAAGATGACCTTCGAGAGTAAAGCGAAATTgcaaacacacaagagaaaccGTTGCACACACGAAGGGTGTGGAAAGAAATTCAGGGCTCACAAATATCTGGTGCTTCATCAACGTGTTCATAATGATGAAAGACCTTTTGAGTGCTCTTGGGAAGGATGTTTAATGACTTTCAAATGGCAATGGGCGAGAACTGAGCATTTGCGTCTGCACACGGGAGAACGACCATACAAGTGCAAGGTCGAGGAATGCGGGTTGTCGTTCAGGTTTGTGTCGGATTATAGTCGCCACAGAAGGAAAACAGGGCATTATGTCGCATAG
- the LOC104734433 gene encoding probable calcium-binding protein CML50, whose protein sequence is MSGYPPTSQGYGYGYGGGGGNQPPPPQPPYSSTGNNPPYGSPTTSSAPYAVPYGAPNPPSSSSAPPPYGSSKPQSSSYGAQPPSAPYAPSPGDYNKPPKEKPYGDYGAYPSPGPSDYGCYGAGPRPSPPSGHGGGYGATPPPSEYGGYGGQPRPASSGYGGGDGGYPPQASYGSPFASLIPSGFAPGTDPNIVACFQAADQDGSGFIDDKELQGALSSYQQRFSMRTVHLLMYLFTNSNAMKIGPKEFTALFYSLQNWRSIFERSDKDRSGRIDVNELRDALLSLGFSVPPVILDLLVSKFDKSGGKNRAIEYDNFIECCLTVKGLTEKFKEKDTSYSGSATFTYETFMLTVLPFLIA, encoded by the exons ATGTCAGGGTACCCTCCGACGAGTCAAGGCTACGGTTACGGTtacggcggcggcggaggaaaTCAACCACCGCCACCTCAGCCACCTTACTCATCTACAGGAAACAATCCTCCGTACGGATCACCGACCACCTCCTCAGCTCCTTACGCAGTTCCTTACGGAGCACCGAACCCACCATCGTCCTCTTCCGCGCCTCCTCCTTACGGATCTTCGAAGCCTCAGTCTTCTTCGTACGGAGCACAGCCTCCTTCAGCACCGTACGCGCCTTCTCCCGGAGACTACAACAAGCCGCCAAAGGAGAAACCTTACGGAGATTACGGAGCTTATCCATCGCCTGGACCTTCGGATTACGGGTGTTACGGTGCTGGACCACGTCCTTCGCCGCCGTCCGGTCACGGTGGAGGATACGGAGCTACTCCACCGCCTTCTGAATACGGCGGTTACGGTGGTCAACCTCGTCCAGCGTCGTCTGGATATGGCGGCGGGGACGGAGGCTATCCTCCTCAAGCCTCTTATGGAAGTCCTTTTGCTTCTCTGATTCCGTCAGGTTTTGCTCCGGGAACGGATCCGAATATAGTGGCTTGCTTTCAAGCTGCGGATCAAGATGGTAGTGGCTTCATTGATGATAAGGAGCTTCAAGGAGCTCTCTCTTCTTATCAGCAGAGGTTCAGTATGAGAACTGTTCATCTTCTTATGTATCTTTTCACCAATAGCAATGCCATGAAAATTG GACCTAAGGAGTTTACTGCACTTTTCTACAGTCTTCAGAACTGGAGG TCCATTTTTGAGAGGTCTGACAAGGATAGGAGCGGCAGAATAGATGTAAATGAGCTGAGAGATGCGCTTTTGAGCCTTGGGTTTTCGGTTCCTCCTGTGATTTTGGATCTGCTGGTTTCCAAGTTTGACAAAAGCGGAGGGAAGAACAGGGCCATCGAATATGACAATTTCATTGA GTGCTGTCTCACTGTTAAG GGGCTGACAGAGAAGTTCAAGGAGAAGGACACATCGTACTCAGGCTCAGCTACTTTCACCTATGAAACCTTCATGCTCACCGTCCTCCCCTTCCTCATCGCATAA
- the LOC104734432 gene encoding probable sugar phosphate/phosphate translocator At5g04160 gives MSSSSKKQTLFISTLIISWYSSNIGVLLLNKFLLSNYGFKFPIFLTMCHMSACAILSYISIVFLKLVPLQHLKSRSQFLKVATLSIVFCASVVGGNISLRYLPVSFNQAVGATTPFFTALFAYLMTFKREAWVTYGALVPVVAGVVIASGGEPGFHWFGFIMCISATAARAFKSVLQGILLSSEGEKLNSMNLMLYMSPIAVIALLPVTLVMEPDVISLTLTLAKQHQYMWILLLVNSVMAYSANLLNFLVTKHTSALTLQVLGNAKGAVAVVISILIFQNPVTVMGIGGYSITVLGVVAYGETKRRFR, from the exons atgtcttCGTCGTCGAAGAAACAAACCCTTTTCATATCGACACTAATCATATCATGGTACTCATCAAACATTGGTGTTCTTCTCCTCAACAAGTTCCTCCTCTCCAATTACGGATTCAAATTCCCGATTTTTCTCACAATGTGTCACATGTCCGCTTGCGCTATCCTTAGCTACATCTCAATCGTTTTCCTAAAGCTTGTTCCTCTCCAACACCTCAAATCTCGATCTCAGTTCCTCAAGGTTGCTACGCTAAGCATCGTCTTTTGTGCTTCCGTCGTCGGTGGTAATATCTCGCTTCGTTACCTCCCTGTCTCTTTTAATCAAGCCGTCGGTGCTACGACGCCGTTTTTCACCGCTCTGTTCGCTTATCTTATGACCTTTAAGAGAGAAGCTTGGGTTACTTATGGTGCTCTCGTCCCCGTCGTTGCCGGTGTTGTCATCGCTAGTGGG ggTGAGCCAGGATTTCACTGGTTTGGGTTCATTATGTGCATTAGTGCTACGGCGGCAAGAGCCTTTAAATCTGTTCTTCAAGGCATTCTACTTTCTTCTGAGGG GGAAAAGTTGAACTCGATGAATCTGATGTTGTATATGTCTCCAATAGCTGTCATTGCTCTTCTTCCCGTCACGCTAGTTATGGAACCAGACGTGATCAGTTTGACCTTGACGCTTGCAAAACAACATCAGTACATGTGGATACTTCTTCTAGTTAACTCTGTGATGGCTTATTCAGCCAATTTGTTGAACTTTCTGGTTACCAAACACACAAGCGCCCTCACCCTCCAG GTTCTTGGAAATGCTAAAGGAGCAGTTGCAGTGGTGATTTCGATCTTGATCTTTCAAAACCCGGTTACGGTTATGGGAATTGGCGGGTATTCCATAACCGTCCTTGGGGTGGTTGCTTATGGAGAGACAAAACGCAGATTTAGATGA